A region from the Methanofollis liminatans DSM 4140 genome encodes:
- a CDS encoding OBG GTPase family GTP-binding protein, with amino-acid sequence MSGLEDEIKEIEDELQRTVYNKATSKHIGRLKAKLAKIRDEAVQRAMKSAGSGEGYSVKKSGDGTVVLVGFPSVGKSTLLNQLTGQESEVAAYAFTTLTVVPGILEHKGAKIQILDIPGLIAGAAMGKGRGKEVIAVVRSADLILILGDVYNGRHVDVLMRELYDAGIRINKPKPDITIKKSGNGGIRLNYVGDEALDIEEVRSILAENKIMNADVLIRGNVSQDDFIDAMIGNRVYIPAFIAINKVDLVDAKTRAEIEGELTERFGEKPYMISAHSGYNVDTLKDGIYEHLGFMRVYMKPLGGPADMEEPLIVRSDSTIEDVCRRLHRDFVDKFRYAKIWGKSVKHDAQRVGLQHKLKDRDIVTIVTRF; translated from the coding sequence ATGAGTGGTCTTGAAGATGAGATCAAGGAGATCGAAGACGAGCTCCAGCGCACCGTGTACAACAAGGCCACATCCAAGCACATCGGACGCCTGAAAGCCAAGCTCGCCAAGATCAGAGACGAAGCCGTACAGCGGGCGATGAAGTCCGCCGGCTCCGGGGAAGGGTATTCGGTCAAGAAGTCGGGCGATGGGACGGTGGTCCTCGTCGGCTTTCCGTCGGTCGGCAAGTCCACGCTCCTCAACCAGCTCACCGGGCAGGAGAGCGAGGTGGCGGCCTATGCCTTCACCACCCTCACCGTCGTGCCCGGGATCCTGGAGCACAAGGGCGCGAAGATCCAGATCCTGGATATCCCCGGGCTCATCGCCGGCGCCGCCATGGGCAAGGGGCGCGGCAAGGAGGTCATCGCCGTGGTGCGGAGCGCCGATCTCATCCTCATCCTCGGCGACGTCTACAACGGGCGGCATGTCGATGTCCTGATGAGGGAACTCTATGACGCCGGGATCAGGATCAACAAGCCAAAACCCGACATCACCATCAAAAAGAGCGGCAACGGCGGTATCAGGCTCAACTATGTCGGCGACGAGGCCCTCGACATCGAGGAGGTCAGGTCGATCCTCGCCGAGAACAAGATCATGAACGCCGACGTCCTGATCAGGGGCAATGTCTCGCAGGACGATTTCATCGACGCCATGATCGGAAACCGCGTCTATATCCCGGCCTTCATCGCCATCAACAAGGTCGATCTCGTCGATGCGAAGACCCGGGCCGAGATCGAGGGCGAGCTCACCGAGCGTTTCGGCGAGAAGCCCTATATGATCTCGGCACACTCGGGCTACAATGTCGATACGCTCAAGGACGGGATCTACGAGCACCTCGGCTTCATGCGCGTCTACATGAAGCCGCTCGGCGGCCCGGCCGACATGGAGGAGCCGCTGATCGTCCGCTCAGACTCGACGATCGAGGACGTCTGCCGCCGTCTCCACCGTGACTTCGTGGACAAGTTCAGGTATGCAAAGATCTGGGGTAAATCCGTGAAGCACGACGCCCAGCGCGTCGGGCTGCAGCACAAACTCAAAGATCGGGATATCGTGACGATAGTCACGCGGTTCTGA
- a CDS encoding PDDEXK-like family protein has product MKTHAQQTKAGRRNYGQNYQRGRGAEGRAAAILRRDGWSVNISPGSRGSADLIARKGTRVRRIQVKAIGSRDIRTVEAARRRVQGKPFNVSRGREVWLYSAGTWYRFTT; this is encoded by the coding sequence ATGAAAACACATGCACAACAAACAAAGGCCGGCCGGCGCAACTATGGCCAGAACTATCAGCGCGGCCGCGGGGCCGAGGGGAGAGCAGCTGCGATCCTTCGCCGTGATGGGTGGAGCGTGAACATCTCCCCGGGAAGCCGGGGATCCGCCGACCTGATCGCCCGGAAGGGTACGCGGGTCCGGCGCATCCAGGTAAAAGCGATCGGCAGCCGCGACATCCGCACTGTAGAGGCCGCCCGGCGGCGGGTGCAGGGCAAACCCTTCAACGTCTCCCGCGGCCGGGAGGTGTGGCTCTATAGCGCCGGGACATGGTACCGGTTCACTACATAA
- the zupT gene encoding zinc transporter ZupT: MIDPDTVAVAFVLTLIAGLSTGIGSLMVFFTKKTSTRLLAFSLGFSAGVMIYVSFTELLPAAHASVGASWGGVPGPWAVTLAFFGGIAFIGLIDHLVPYPQNPHEARRVEEVADGENTGLYRTGIFTALAIAIHNVPEGMATFYAATVDLRIGLSIAAAIAIHNIPEGIAVSVPVYCATGSRARAFLYALLSGLAEPAGALIAFFILLPFFSAGLLGLLFAAVSGIMVFVALDELLPAAREYGETHCAVYGLIAGMALMAVVLLVTV, encoded by the coding sequence ATGATCGATCCTGACACTGTCGCCGTCGCCTTCGTGCTGACGCTCATCGCCGGGCTTTCGACCGGTATCGGCAGCCTGATGGTCTTCTTCACGAAAAAAACAAGTACGCGCCTTCTCGCTTTTTCTCTCGGCTTTTCTGCCGGGGTGATGATCTATGTCTCCTTCACCGAACTCCTGCCGGCGGCGCATGCGTCGGTCGGGGCGTCATGGGGCGGTGTGCCCGGTCCATGGGCGGTCACACTTGCTTTTTTCGGGGGGATTGCATTCATCGGCCTCATCGATCATCTTGTTCCCTATCCCCAGAACCCCCACGAGGCGCGGCGGGTAGAGGAGGTGGCGGATGGGGAGAACACCGGCCTCTATCGCACCGGCATATTCACTGCACTTGCCATCGCCATCCACAACGTCCCTGAGGGGATGGCGACCTTCTACGCTGCCACGGTGGATCTGCGGATCGGCCTCTCGATCGCTGCGGCCATCGCCATCCACAATATCCCCGAGGGCATCGCCGTATCCGTGCCAGTCTACTGCGCCACCGGCAGCAGAGCCAGGGCTTTTCTCTATGCTCTCCTCTCGGGTCTTGCCGAACCCGCCGGCGCCCTGATCGCCTTTTTCATCCTCCTTCCCTTCTTCTCGGCGGGCCTCCTCGGCCTGCTGTTTGCCGCTGTTTCCGGGATCATGGTCTTTGTCGCCCTGGACGAACTCCTCCCCGCGGCACGGGAGTACGGGGAGACGCACTGTGCGGTCTACGGTCTGATCGCAGGGATGGCGCTGATGGCCGTTGTGCTGCTGGTGACCGTGTAG